The Pseudomonadota bacterium genome segment GTAGCGGCTTTTGCCGCGCTGTGTCTGCTGACCGCAGTCATCACCGGGTATTCCACAACCAGGATCCTGCACGAAGAGCTTCCGCCAACCGGAGGCGTGCTCGGACCCATCGAGCTCAGCGATTCCGATACGGTGCTCGAGATCGAGATCGCGTCTCCGGTAGCGGACGGTCAATGGACGCACTGGACAGGCAACCTATTGAATAGCAAGCGCGAGTTCGTGCTTGGTTTCGGCGAGGAGTTCTGGCGGGAAAGCGGCTACGACGACGGGGGGTATTGGACCGAGACCAAAGACGATTTCGACGTGCGCGTGACGGTTCCCGATCCGGGCTCCTACTACCTCGAGTTCAGGAGCGAGGCTTCCCTACCTGGTGCGGGGGGCAGTGCCATGGTCGAGGTGCACAAGGCACCGGGCAGCAGTCTGCCTCACATGTGGCTCGGCGTACTGGGGTTGATCGCGGCCGTCGGGCTGTGGTTCTGGGGCAGCGCGAAGGTAGCCAGCGCGTCGGCTGATGACCGGGATTCGGATGCTGGCCCCGTATGGTCGCTGTGAAGCGAGGTGAACGATGTACTGGTTGATGGGCGGTCTGGCCGCGGTCTACCTGCTTGCTTTCGTACCGATGTCCTCGGGTTGGGGCTACCCCGGCTACGGCTATCGCCCCTACGGCTCGTTCATGTACTGGGGAGGGCCCACGTACTACCACGACCCCAGCGTACGGCAGGGCAGCCTCGGCGGGCCGTCTCACCGGGGCGGCGGCCCTCGCAGTGGGAAGTAGCTCCGTTCGGCCGACCAGCTTCAACCAATGGGTGCTTCTGGCGGCCGTATTCGTCGTCGGCTTGTGCACGGTCGTCTACGAGCTGCTGATCGGCAGCGTGTCGTCGTACCTGCTTGGCGACAGCGTGCGAGTCTTCTCGCTGACGGTGGGTTTGACCATGAGCGCGATGGGGTTTGGAACCTACCTCTCGCGTCTGGTGCGCCGGGGATTGCTGAGCTGGTTCGTAGGGATCGAGATCGCGCTTGGGTTGCTGGGGGGCCTTAGCGTCCCTGCTCTGGCCGCGCTGTTCGCGCTGTCGGAGACGTACTACCCGGGAATGATCACGGCGATCTGCCTGCTGGGCACTTTGATCGGGGTGGAGATTCCGCTGCTCACCCGTTTGATGTCCCAACACTACGAGCTTCGCACGAACATTTCGAATGTGCTGTCGTTGGACTATCTGGGCGCTTTGGTTGCCACGCTGCTGTTTCCCTTCGTGTTGCTGCCCTTTCTTGGGATCTTTGCGGCCTCGCTCGTGACGGGGTTGCTCAATCTGTGCGTTGCGGGCCTCTTGCTCTACGCTCTTAAAAATGCGCTGCAACCGCGCGCGCGGCGCCGCCTGCTGGGCGGCCTGTGGCTGTGCACGGGGGTCCTGGTCACGGCGCAAGCCCTGGCGCAACCCTTGCTGCACAGTTGGGAGAGCCGGCTCTTTGAAGACCGCGTTGTGCTCAGCCGGCAGACTCGTTATCAGAAAATCGTCATAACGAAGAATCGCCGCGATGTACGTATGTTTCTGCAGGGACACCTGCAGTTTTCCAGCCTCGACGAGCACCGCTACCACGAGGCGCTGGTGCACGTGGCGATGGCCGCAGCCTCCCGCCCGGAGCGCGTGCTGATCCTCGGGGGCGGAGACGGGATGGCCGTGCGCGAGCTGCTCAAATACCCCGAGCAACCGAGCATCACGTTGGTGGATCTGGATCCGGAGGTTACGGCGCTGGCACGGACGATGCCGCTCCTTAGACAGCTGAACCGGGGCAGTCTGGACGACCGGCGCGTAGAGATCCGCCACGCAGACGCCTTCGACTACCTCAGGCGGCAGGATGCGCTGTTCGATGTGATCATCGCCGATCTGCCGGACCCCAACAGCAGCGCGCTCGCGAGGCTCTACAGCCGCGGCTTCTTTCAGCTGGTGAGAACGCACCTGAGTCGTTCCGGCGTCTTTGTCACGCAGGCTACGAGCCCTTTCTTCGCCCGTCACGCCTTTTGGTGCATCGAGCGCACCGTTCGCGCCGCGGGCTATTCGGCTGTGGTGCCCTACCATGCCTACGTGCCGTCCATGGGCGATTGGGGCTTCGTGCTCGCAAGCGGG includes the following:
- a CDS encoding polyamine aminopropyltransferase, encoding MGSSSVRPTSFNQWVLLAAVFVVGLCTVVYELLIGSVSSYLLGDSVRVFSLTVGLTMSAMGFGTYLSRLVRRGLLSWFVGIEIALGLLGGLSVPALAALFALSETYYPGMITAICLLGTLIGVEIPLLTRLMSQHYELRTNISNVLSLDYLGALVATLLFPFVLLPFLGIFAASLVTGLLNLCVAGLLLYALKNALQPRARRRLLGGLWLCTGVLVTAQALAQPLLHSWESRLFEDRVVLSRQTRYQKIVITKNRRDVRMFLQGHLQFSSLDEHRYHEALVHVAMAAASRPERVLILGGGDGMAVRELLKYPEQPSITLVDLDPEVTALARTMPLLRQLNRGSLDDRRVEIRHADAFDYLRRQDALFDVIIADLPDPNSSALARLYSRGFFQLVRTHLSRSGVFVTQATSPFFARHAFWCIERTVRAAGYSAVVPYHAYVPSMGDWGFVLASGHRIDTASLGLRVPTRFLDAASLASLFAFPKDLQSPEVAISTLDRPAVLRYYLHDWQAWD